A stretch of the Deinococcus aquaedulcis genome encodes the following:
- a CDS encoding CopD family protein, which produces MAVWLGGVLTLVAWPDGRLAALTRFAPVATACVLVLAVTGIVATWEHAGGVPTLDSRYGRLLLLKLVFVGVTLGVAGLLRRRLARQGRVDALLSLEVALLSLILAVTASLSVTPTPTHGSVPFGPLLT; this is translated from the coding sequence ATGGCCGTCTGGCTTGGCGGCGTGCTGACGTTGGTGGCCTGGCCGGACGGCCGTCTGGCAGCCCTGACCCGCTTTGCACCGGTGGCCACGGCCTGTGTGCTGGTGCTGGCCGTGACGGGCATAGTGGCCACCTGGGAACATGCTGGCGGCGTGCCCACGCTGGACAGCCGTTACGGCCGGCTGCTGCTGCTGAAACTGGTGTTCGTTGGCGTGACGCTGGGGGTGGCGGGCCTGCTCCGGCGACGCCTGGCGCGTCAGGGCCGCGTGGACGCCCTGCTGTCACTGGAAGTGGCGCTGTTGAGCCTCATCCTGGCGGTCACCGCCAGTCTGTCCGTCACGCCGACGCCCACCCACGGAAGCGTCCCCTTCGGCCCCCTGTTGACCTGA
- a CDS encoding bifunctional metallophosphatase/5'-nucleotidase, with translation MTRFSLALLTTALLSSAYAAPLTVTVLHTDDLHGRLEPTKIGDNLYGGYARQATLVKQFSAQDPNPLVLSGGDTFQGTLFYNVYKGLADVLFMNLMGYDAMAVGNHEFDDGPEALAKFAERATFPLLAANLDVTAEPLLKDRIRPYAVMTVGGQQVGVIGAVTPDLPQISSPGPNVKMLELMASLRNSVSALQAQGVNKIFLVSHLGYTLEQQVARTVPGIDVIVGGHSHTLLGTFTTKDFPASEGPYPTIIPNPDGNRTLLVAAWEWGKVLGRLKVTFNDSGAVESWEGNPVPVTADIAEDPTAKRMVETLTVPIANLRQRVIGQTTRGLNGNREIVRRRESTMANVLADAALAAAQNAGAQLAFVNGGGVRASINAGPITFDEAITVQPFGNTLTVLTLTGTQIKAALEHGVATWSENKGQFLHVSRGVSYTFDLGRPAGSRVTAVTLNGQPLVDAQAYKVAMNNFTAGGGDGFTMFQGAPRLDTGTLDVDILVRYLQGQPAVDAEPEGRIVILNEPK, from the coding sequence ATGACCCGCTTCTCACTGGCCCTGTTGACCACAGCCCTCCTGAGCAGCGCCTACGCCGCGCCGCTGACGGTGACCGTGCTGCACACCGACGACCTGCACGGGCGCCTGGAGCCCACCAAGATCGGCGACAACCTGTACGGCGGTTACGCCCGGCAGGCCACACTGGTGAAGCAGTTCAGCGCACAGGACCCAAACCCCCTGGTCCTGTCGGGCGGCGACACCTTCCAGGGCACACTGTTCTACAACGTGTACAAGGGTCTGGCCGACGTTCTGTTCATGAACCTGATGGGCTACGACGCCATGGCGGTGGGCAACCATGAGTTCGACGATGGTCCAGAGGCGCTGGCCAAGTTCGCGGAGCGGGCCACCTTTCCGCTGCTGGCCGCGAACCTGGACGTCACGGCCGAGCCCCTGCTCAAAGACCGGATTAGACCCTATGCCGTGATGACCGTCGGCGGGCAGCAGGTGGGCGTGATCGGCGCCGTGACGCCGGACCTGCCGCAGATCAGTTCGCCTGGCCCGAACGTGAAAATGCTCGAATTGATGGCGAGCCTGCGCAACAGTGTCAGCGCACTGCAGGCCCAGGGCGTCAACAAGATCTTTCTGGTCTCCCACCTGGGTTACACGTTGGAGCAGCAGGTGGCGCGCACCGTCCCCGGCATCGACGTGATTGTGGGTGGGCACTCGCATACCCTGCTGGGCACCTTTACCACTAAAGATTTTCCCGCCAGTGAGGGGCCCTATCCGACCATCATCCCCAACCCAGACGGCAACCGCACCCTGCTGGTGGCGGCGTGGGAGTGGGGCAAAGTGCTGGGGCGCCTGAAAGTGACCTTCAATGACAGCGGTGCGGTCGAAAGCTGGGAGGGGAACCCCGTGCCCGTCACCGCTGACATCGCTGAAGACCCCACCGCCAAGCGCATGGTGGAGACGCTGACCGTGCCGATTGCGAACCTGCGCCAACGGGTGATCGGGCAAACCACGCGCGGCCTGAACGGCAACCGGGAGATCGTGCGCCGGCGCGAGAGCACCATGGCGAACGTGCTGGCCGACGCCGCGCTGGCCGCCGCGCAGAATGCTGGCGCACAACTCGCGTTCGTGAATGGCGGTGGCGTGCGGGCCAGCATCAACGCTGGCCCGATTACCTTTGACGAGGCCATCACGGTGCAGCCATTCGGCAACACCCTGACGGTTCTGACCCTGACGGGGACCCAGATCAAGGCGGCACTGGAACACGGCGTGGCCACCTGGAGTGAGAACAAGGGGCAGTTCCTGCATGTCAGCCGCGGCGTGAGTTACACCTTTGACCTGGGGCGCCCAGCGGGCAGCCGCGTGACGGCCGTGACCTTGAACGGCCAGCCGCTCGTCGACGCCCAAGCCTACAAGGTGGCCATGAACAACTTCACGGCGGGTGGAGGGGACGGGTTCACGATGTTTCAGGGTGCGCCCCGCCTGGACACGGGGACGCTGGACGTGGACATCCTGGTGCGTTACCTGCAGGGGCAGCCTGCGGTGGACGCTGAGCCAGAAGGCCGTATCGTGATTCTCAACGAGCCCAAGTGA